The genomic interval atttttttatatatatttttttggaaagaaaaatatatgatatttttaaagaaaataaacgAATTTAAAAATCAAAGATTTTTAAGGATGTTAGTCGATGAATAAATTCATTGTCCCTAGTTAATATATAGTTAAAGGTCTTATCTAGGAGTACAATGCATGTAAAAAGTTAAGATACTAGAACTTTGACTTAGTGTATCtaataaatgttttttttgcTAAAGATACATTTcggttataattatattatgtccttttattttttttttaaaatgatgattatgttttttttttttggaagaaaaataaaagggATAAAAATAGTGATTTATTAGTTGGATATTCAAAGATTCGgataaaagtaatgaatatccaagttaataaagagcaaattttaggactcctttataatttttgtattatagattttatttataatacaaaattaattaaatcactaaaattttaaagatctataaaagttcaaaaaaaaataaaagcaatCCACTTGCTAATCTTTTCCATtcaaaattcttttttttcaaattctctttcttttttctcaaaaaaaaattattaaaaaaaataaaattttttttttttttttttttaaaaaaaacatacagaaaaaataaaaaaaagacataatGTTATTATAACTGAGATGtgtctaaaaaaaaatataatgagaCATACTAAGTTAGTCAAGGTTCTAATAGCTTATTTTTTTAGCATGCAATATTTTCCTAAAGAagacataattatttaaattttaaataattaaaatgcaTATTAATTAAGGGCAATGGATTTATTCACTGACCAAATAGCAAGTGGATTACTTTAAATAAGTTTTATTTAACTTATATATACTTCAATTTTTAAGATgttattaattaattttgtagTATATAAAATCTATAATACAAACTTATAAAGGAGTCTTAAAAATttgctttttattaatttggatgttcattacttttatccaagtctttgaatatccaattaataaatcagatgTATAAACTTAAGTGAAAGATATCATCTTTAATCAAAGATGTTATGTATGTATGTATGTTTATTTAAGATGTTTATTATACCTTAATTATATGTCAATTGTTGAAgacttataaattattaaataattaaacacTTTATCATCTTTATGAAGCTTcattaaaaaggaaaatcaTAAaccaataaaaatattaaacacattataaaaatgctctttattacaTTGTTCATTCAATACCTAAGAAAAGTCATTAAATGGGAAAGCAATAAATCAGaaggaaattaataaatcactaacataaacattatactttttatacattaatttttttatcttttgattaaaaattaacaatCTTTCAGTTCCAAAAATTCATACACAAAAACAAATaaactaaatttttttttttaatttacagAAATATGtgaaagtaaaataaataaaaaaaatataactatgtatacattttattttttttttttctttagctAGAGGTAGGAGATAACTGATTTGTATTTTCTTGACTTGTAAGAtaacttttattataaaaggaCAAAACATCTCTTATTAACTAAAcatccaattaataaatcacacatagaaaaattatttttctttataaattcactaaaaaataatttttttttaatatgtatttttattgtatttcaTTTTCAGTAAACTTTGAAAGCCTTTGGTTGGCATAATATAGTGCAAGCAACATATTTTCCGTATTAACCTTTTTTGCATTATTAAAGTAAgttctatatttatttttacatgcTAATTTATGAATGAAACGtaaaattgataaaattccttttattttatttattaaagaatCTGGCACTTGAATAATTTCTACATCATCTTTTGTAGTGATCAATAGATATAAATTTCTTATATTAAGCTTAATTTTTTCGATAttacatttttctttttctatttgaGAGAGTAAATCTGATTGgagttttttatttattatttttgctctgaaaatatttttccttttttttaatgaattcaTCTTAAATAATGACCTACGTATATTCATTATATAGAATAACTGTTTCTTAACAAATAAACCTCCgattaatttaataatggTTTCATAAAGAAAGAATAAACAATCCatagtatttttattattcattaGATCATTGAAAAGCATGCTTCCCTTATTTTTGTCATTTAAgttcaaattaaaaattttagatGCTTCATTACAGCAGCATATAATATACTTTTCTTCctctaataaaaaatcataaatCGCCTTTAAAGAATTTTCTTTGTAGGGTTTATCTAAGTATTGTCTTaatttttccttattttttgcattttcttttttaaaaaaataaaaaattgctTCTACTATTATACCGTGGTCTTTATATGATAAATTCAATGTTTTCAAAATATTGTCAAGTTTAATAGAATTAACTCTAATAGTTGAAATTATCAATGAATAAAGATTAGATATATTCTTTTGAGTcatacaaaaataattacGATCTCTTAATATAAATCCACTTTTAATTGATTTTTCTGCACATTCTATTAATTCATCCATgcattttaataattcaaaaatacGTTTAAAGACTTTTAAAGATtgaaaaaatggaaaagaaaataatttattgtgCATGAAGTCATTCGCAATAGTTGATTTAAGATCATCTAAGTTCTTCAGAAATATGTATTCATTGGATAAATCctcaaaaatttttaaaatttgctCTATTCTTTCATGCAGTGCTTCTATATTAAATTCATGGTTTGTTTTATATctaaataacaaaatattattattaacttttttttgtagtttttctccttttatatttgtatcataatattcttttattgcTATTAGGTCAGAAggattaattttttttatttcctcaTTTATAATGTCTCTTAATAGCAAAATATTTatgcttatttttttttttaaattatcatatGTAACTTTATTATCCTCTTCTAATATGTCTCTTAGTCTTTGTAAACTTGGAACTACATTATCTGGTAAACAGTTAATTTgcattttgaaaatatttgAAAGAGAAAGAACAAAATCTTCAATTTGACTATAACTTAGATAACAAacataacttttttttgGACTAATATGTATATCTTTTTCAATATTCTGATCACCTAAATTATCAATATCTCCGTAATTTCtcttctttctttttcttttgtatGATTTTTCTGATATTTGTTCAATTTCATCTACAGAGATCATATCTTCATTATCGTTGATAGTTCTAGTAGGTctagaaaagaaaatatatatacatgcaTATAATGTTatgtttattaatttgtttgtgaTAGAGGATTCTTccttaatataaaataataaaattgtcTAAAAGTAAGGAACATTATATATagaatattaatttaaaataaaatattatatgcatgaaaataattaagaAGACATGTACTTTTCTATAGAAAAATCAACAGGAATAATTTGTAATTTAGCATATCCTTCATTTTCTACATTTTCTGGGATAGTTAAATTGCTAGTAGAGGGAAGTTCATCTTCATAATTAATAGTTGAACATtgactaaaaaaaaaaagaaattacatatgtatataaaatattaaataaaaatgaaacattTTTCATGTaaagatatattaatatactCTTCTAAGAGTAACTCAAGGAATCCCCCTTTCGAATAACTGGGAGTTACTGATGAATCACTGAAAATATTcgatatattataaaaatcttCATGTTTTACATTTGTGTCCATTAAACTCATGTTAGAAGGCCCTGCTTCAGCATGAATGGTTGAGTTTTcactaaaaataaatcatattACATGTACATATATTCTTCagtttaaatgaaaaattaagtcaaaatatataaaaatatgtactGTTCATGAGGTAAACCTAAAGGTTCTATTTGTGAACCTGGTAATGTTCTTAGAATTCCACCTAATACATCTTGTATTTCAGCAGAGTCTTCATGTTCTACATTTTCTGTATtcactaatttttttacacTAAAGGGTTTTCTATCAGTAACGTTAATTAAAtcactaaaaataaaatatattacatatatatataacctTCAgttaatatgaaaaattcatttaaaatatataaaaagtatatactGTTCAAGAAGTAAATTCTCAGGGGGTATTTTTAAATCTGGTAGGGTACTTAAAATTTCAGACTCTTTTTCGATATAAATAGGTAAGTTTTcactaaaaataattcatattaCATATAGATATAACCCTCAGTTAAAACGAAAAATTaagtataatatataaaaaagtgtGTACTTTTTAAAAGATGGATAAAAAGGATCCATTGGAGAATCCATTAACGAGCATTGTACTTcatctaaaatattttttatatcatatgACTTACTTTTctctatatttattatatcaaCTAAACTCATGCTAAAAAAatcatctttattattagaatctgaattttttctaaaataaacaaaaaaaaatatatacaatcATAAAACAttgaattaatataaaaaataatatatgtgAAAATATTCCAAAGATAATATACTCTTCTATAGGGAAGTGACTATATGCATTTTCTAAATCAAGAATTTCATCTTGTTCTATATTTACTGTATCAATCAAATTTCTCACACTAGGAGAGTTTTCTCTTGTACAAATATTTGAAGATattctataaataaaaaatttattttcatatataatatttaattaaaatatatgcttttttaaataaaaatatcaaacAATTATATACT from Plasmodium relictum strain SGS1 genome assembly, contig: PRELSG_99_v1_3, whole genome shotgun sequence carries:
- a CDS encoding fam-j protein translates to MLANPLRNIKISSNICTRENSPSVRNLIDTVNIEQDEILDLENAYSHFPIEEKNSDSNNKDDFFSMSLVDIINIEKSKSYDIKNILDEVQCSLMDSPMDPFYPSFKNENLPIYIEKESEILSTLPDLKIPPENLLLEHDLINVTDRKPFSVKKLVNTENVEHEDSAEIQDVLGGILRTLPGSQIEPLGLPHEHENSTIHAEAGPSNMSLMDTNVKHEDFYNISNIFSDSSVTPSYSKGGFLELLLEDQCSTINYEDELPSTSNLTIPENVENEGYAKLQIIPVDFSIEKPTRTINDNEDMISVDEIEQISEKSYKRKRKKRNYGDIDNLGDQNIEKDIHISPKKSYVCYLSYSQIEDFVLSLSNIFKMQINCLPDNVVPSLQRLRDILEEDNKVTYDNLKKKISINILLLRDIINEEIKKINPSDLIAIKEYYDTNIKGEKLQKKVNNNILLFRYKTNHEFNIEALHERIEQILKIFEDLSNEYIFLKNLDDLKSTIANDFMHNKLFSFPFFQSLKVFKRIFELLKCMDELIECAEKSIKSGFILRDRNYFCMTQKNISNLYSLIISTIRVNSIKLDNILKTLNLSYKDHGIIVEAIFYFFKKENAKNKEKLRQYLDKPYKENSLKAIYDFLLEEEKYIICCCNEASKIFNLNLNDKNKGSMLFNDLMNNKNTMDCLFFLYETIIKLIGGLFVKKQLFYIMNIRRSLFKMNSLKKRKNIFRAKIINKKLQSDLLSQIEKEKCNIEKIKLNIRNLYLLITTKDDVEIIQVPDSLINKIKGILSILRFIHKLACKNKYRTYFNNAKKVNTENMLLALYYANQRLSKFTENEIQ